From the Thermosynechococcus sp. genome, the window GCTCAGGGGACGCTTAAAAAGGGGCACCAATGGCTCAACAAAATTCCACACTACGCCCAATAGAACCGTAACAAAATACCGTTGGTAGCGCAGGACATTTTCCCAAAAGCCATCCATTGATTGATGCTCCTAACTTGGTTTGGTGACACCAGGGGGCTTGAACTTGCTTTCATGATACTACTGCAGCCAAGACTTTAGGGAAGCAACCCCCTTGGCCTATGTCACAGGCACATTACCAGGGGGCAGGACACCCCCCCAACTCGCGGCGGCACAGGTGAGTTCTTGGTGGGCGTGGTGCAGCTGCTGTGACAAGCCTAGGGGAATAGGATGAGCCCCCTCAAACGCAACACTCAACTTGCAGTGGTACCAGAGAACTGCCTGCCAACCCGCTCGAAAACGAGGATACACTATAGGCTGGGCAATTCATCTTGATGAAGGTTCAGGAAGTTGACCTTTGGCAACTAGTAGCTCCCATGCCCGCAAAACGGCAACTA encodes:
- a CDS encoding DUF751 family protein, producing MDGFWENVLRYQRYFVTVLLGVVWNFVEPLVPLFKRPLSAIALIGLMAGLLTFVALTLRAMLGLTAP